One genomic segment of Pseudomonadota bacterium includes these proteins:
- a CDS encoding YhbY family RNA-binding protein has product MELSERQRKYLRGLGHALNPVLLIGNAGVSPAVIAEATRALHDHELIKVKFRGTEREARDAGLAELATATQAVMVHRIGHTALYYKRRIDRPGIVIPDA; this is encoded by the coding sequence ATGGAACTCTCAGAACGGCAGCGCAAGTATTTACGGGGTCTGGGCCACGCATTGAATCCCGTGCTGCTCATCGGCAACGCGGGTGTGAGCCCGGCGGTCATCGCGGAAGCCACCCGCGCGCTGCACGACCACGAACTCATCAAGGTGAAGTTTCGTGGGACCGAGCGTGAAGCGCGGGATGCCGGGCTCGCCGAGCTGGCCACCGCCACCCAGGCCGTCATGGTGCACCGGATCGGGCATACAGCCCTTTACTACAAACGCCGAATCGATCGACCCGGAATTGTGATCCCGGACGCATAA
- the greA gene encoding transcription elongation factor GreA: MKRTPMTLRGAEALRNELKRLKGEDRPRVIKAIAEARSHGDLSENAEYHAAREQQGFIEGRIGEIEAKLSTAEVIDTASLTNTGKVIFGATVDLEDQDDGKRISYQIVGEDEANIKTGRISITSPIARAIVGKSVGDVVDVVAPGGKHSYEVIEVRYV, encoded by the coding sequence ATGAAACGCACTCCCATGACGCTGCGCGGCGCCGAAGCGCTGCGCAACGAGCTCAAACGCCTGAAGGGCGAGGATCGTCCGCGCGTCATCAAGGCGATCGCGGAGGCGCGCAGTCACGGGGACCTCTCGGAGAACGCCGAGTATCACGCGGCGCGCGAGCAACAGGGTTTTATCGAGGGGCGTATCGGCGAGATCGAAGCCAAGCTCTCGACCGCCGAAGTCATCGACACGGCCTCGCTCACCAATACGGGCAAGGTCATCTTCGGCGCCACCGTCGACCTCGAAGACCAGGATGACGGCAAGCGCATTTCCTATCAGATCGTTGGCGAAGACGAAGCCAACATCAAGACGGGCCGCATTTCGATCACCTCGCCGATCGCGCGCGCCATCGTCGGCAAGAGCGTGGGTGACGTCGTCGACGTGGTCGCGCCGGGCGGCAAACACAGTTACGAAGTGATCGAAGTCAGATACGTCTAG
- a CDS encoding DUF1080 domain-containing protein encodes MKRFALWSFTVAALAAGPLVLAQDWIALQDGKSLAGWKAAERPEAWVVEDGAFVSHGERAHLFYVGKVGKHDFKNFEFSAEVMTSPGANSGIYVHTKWQGPGWPEAGYELQVINSNPPAEKMNGYIEHKMTGSVYAVRNTWQAPVADNEWFNYRIRVVGKTIQTFINDKLICEYAEPENAFRPADKKGRLLGSGTFALQAHDPGSVVKYKDIKVKILPNDAVPPAGLVPLADREFDELVTQASNDNIPLIDFGLAPPVGEAAEFWSQVHRLGITPGSSFRTEDYLRIPGSVLVVVDKDKAPDVALLQAAKAAGVKVAFSAGAATRVDEAHFKARLQAIKAAGLGWKDFWVPGKSGN; translated from the coding sequence ATGAAGCGTTTCGCGTTATGGTCGTTCACGGTGGCGGCGCTTGCCGCCGGTCCTCTGGTGCTCGCGCAGGACTGGATTGCGCTGCAGGACGGCAAGAGTCTCGCCGGCTGGAAAGCGGCGGAACGCCCCGAAGCCTGGGTGGTTGAAGACGGCGCCTTCGTCTCGCATGGCGAGCGCGCACATCTGTTCTACGTCGGCAAGGTCGGCAAACACGACTTCAAGAACTTCGAGTTCTCGGCCGAGGTGATGACCTCGCCCGGAGCCAACAGCGGCATCTACGTGCACACGAAGTGGCAGGGGCCAGGCTGGCCCGAGGCAGGTTACGAGTTGCAGGTCATCAACTCGAATCCGCCCGCCGAGAAGATGAACGGTTACATCGAACACAAGATGACCGGCAGCGTTTATGCCGTGCGCAACACCTGGCAGGCGCCGGTCGCGGACAACGAGTGGTTCAACTACCGCATCCGCGTGGTCGGCAAAACCATCCAGACCTTCATCAACGACAAGCTGATCTGCGAATACGCCGAACCGGAGAATGCCTTCCGGCCGGCCGACAAGAAGGGCAGATTGTTAGGCTCGGGCACGTTCGCGCTGCAGGCGCACGATCCGGGCAGCGTCGTGAAGTACAAGGACATCAAGGTTAAGATCCTGCCGAACGACGCGGTGCCGCCGGCGGGCCTCGTGCCGTTGGCCGATCGCGAGTTCGATGAACTCGTCACGCAGGCATCGAACGACAATATTCCGCTCATCGATTTCGGTCTTGCGCCGCCGGTGGGCGAGGCCGCGGAATTCTGGAGCCAGGTACACCGGCTCGGCATCACACCAGGCAGCAGCTTCAGGACGGAAGACTACCTGCGTATCCCGGGCAGCGTCCTCGTGGTCGTCGACAAGGACAAAGCGCCGGACGTCGCGCTGCTCCAGGCTGCGAAGGCCGCGGGAGTGAAAGTGGCATTCAGCGCGGGCGCCGCCACCCGCGTCGATGAGGCGCACTTCAAGGCGCGTCTGCAGGCGATCAAGGCCGCGGGCCTGGGCTGGAAGGATTTCTGGGTGCCCGGGAAGTCTGGCAACTAG
- a CDS encoding EAL domain-containing protein translates to MAAQHIRSFGREAVAVYLAAALIVLGTWAASRYLILRKFENIEQNEVSRSIEVMRKALVTKNTEIETVSRDFARWDDMYSYVSTLDPNFEYQNFSEAGLDEMNVDLVWLLDPKEKLLSSFENDTDDARYRHPASPPIIAEIGRLTPIVRTVLDQEGTLRLVQINGVPHVIAAHTVLRSDRSGPAGGTLVFARRIAAPEIASIGADTQLNVHFALLDDRSVVAEKPELLVAADGRRIIRRSDNIIEGQLRLDTIGNHPLAVMYTTLPRSVMLSGQQGVRYLVGWVALLISIVIAAWHAYSGRLKRTSQLAAINETRYRAIFDRAASGILLFDPSSRRVLDANPQAQRLVGSSLDELRRRDLATIFDTPVSLAPGKDLDDPGETRAAQVIRGDEERRDVEFTIADLEPGTGRVHAMLLQDISHRREAERRAQEHQLSLQHLATHDALTGLPNRTYLNEELPRLIDEAARRGDSLSILYIDCDNFKNINDSRGHSIGDDYLRSVARRLRDSIASPDLVVRMGGDEFLVVTRHYGLEPDCAAIAERVAAALKKPVRLGEATYSATTSIGLSVYPRDATTMSELLRSADIALYEAKARGRDNVQMFDSAMNKRVHTRLALEQDLRSAVNREAIEIHLQPIVDIRSGRLVSFEALARWNDPRHGSVPPLQFIEVAEASDLIVELGECVFRNVARQIAAWQRAGLKPVPVAVNVSAKQLKRSNLPERLVAIAHEFDIAPHQMEVELTESVAMQDSEQHVTKLHALRDLGVRVSVDDFGTGYSSLAYLRNLPIDYLKIDRTFVRDMNVDRNDAAIVRAIISMAQSLHLGTVAEGIETREHASQLLALGCSTGQGYYFAKPMPSHETNELLRTMRGGTPMTANPTLEIVRVS, encoded by the coding sequence ATGGCGGCTCAACACATTCGTTCGTTTGGGCGCGAAGCCGTGGCGGTCTATCTAGCCGCCGCGCTCATCGTGCTTGGAACCTGGGCCGCGTCCCGCTACCTCATCCTGCGCAAGTTCGAGAACATCGAACAGAACGAGGTCTCGCGCAGCATCGAAGTAATGCGCAAGGCGCTGGTCACCAAGAACACCGAGATCGAAACCGTCTCGCGTGACTTCGCGCGCTGGGACGACATGTATTCGTACGTGTCGACTCTCGACCCGAACTTCGAATACCAGAATTTCTCCGAAGCGGGCCTCGACGAGATGAACGTCGACCTCGTCTGGCTGCTCGATCCGAAGGAAAAACTGTTGTCTTCCTTCGAGAACGACACCGACGATGCGCGTTACCGCCATCCGGCCAGTCCCCCGATCATCGCGGAGATCGGACGGCTCACACCCATCGTGCGCACCGTGCTCGACCAGGAAGGCACGCTGCGGCTGGTGCAGATCAACGGCGTGCCGCACGTCATCGCTGCGCACACGGTCCTGCGCAGCGATCGCAGCGGCCCCGCGGGCGGCACGCTGGTATTCGCGCGCCGGATCGCCGCACCCGAGATCGCCAGCATCGGCGCCGATACGCAGCTCAACGTACATTTCGCGTTGCTCGACGATCGCTCGGTCGTGGCCGAAAAGCCCGAACTGCTCGTCGCGGCCGATGGCCGCCGCATCATCCGGCGCTCGGACAACATCATCGAAGGCCAGCTGCGCCTCGACACCATCGGCAACCATCCGCTGGCGGTGATGTACACGACGCTGCCGCGCTCGGTGATGCTGAGTGGCCAGCAGGGTGTGCGCTACCTGGTTGGCTGGGTGGCGCTACTCATCAGCATCGTCATTGCCGCCTGGCACGCTTACAGCGGCCGGCTCAAACGCACCTCTCAGCTCGCCGCCATCAACGAAACGCGGTACCGCGCGATCTTCGACCGCGCGGCTTCGGGCATCCTGCTGTTCGACCCCTCCTCGCGGCGTGTTCTCGACGCAAACCCCCAGGCGCAACGCCTCGTGGGGTCGTCGCTCGATGAGCTACGGCGCCGCGACCTCGCCACCATCTTCGATACGCCGGTGTCGCTGGCACCGGGCAAGGATCTCGACGACCCGGGCGAGACTCGCGCCGCGCAGGTGATCCGCGGTGACGAGGAACGCCGCGACGTGGAATTCACGATCGCGGATCTCGAACCGGGCACCGGCCGCGTGCATGCGATGCTGCTGCAGGACATCTCGCATCGGCGCGAAGCCGAGCGCCGCGCGCAGGAACACCAGCTTTCGCTGCAGCACCTGGCCACGCACGATGCATTGACCGGGCTGCCGAACCGCACGTATCTCAACGAAGAGCTGCCGCGCCTGATCGACGAAGCGGCGCGCCGCGGCGATTCGCTCTCGATCCTGTACATCGACTGCGACAATTTCAAGAACATCAACGATTCGCGCGGCCACTCCATCGGCGACGACTATCTACGCAGCGTTGCGCGCCGCCTGCGCGATTCCATCGCGAGCCCCGACCTCGTGGTGCGCATGGGTGGAGACGAATTCCTGGTGGTCACTCGCCACTACGGCCTCGAGCCCGACTGCGCGGCGATTGCGGAACGCGTGGCGGCGGCGCTGAAGAAGCCGGTTCGTCTCGGCGAAGCCACCTACTCGGCCACGACCAGCATCGGCCTGTCGGTTTATCCGCGCGATGCCACGACGATGAGCGAGCTGCTGCGTTCGGCCGATATCGCGCTGTACGAAGCGAAGGCGCGCGGCCGCGACAACGTGCAGATGTTCGACTCGGCCATGAACAAACGCGTGCACACGCGCCTGGCGCTCGAGCAGGATCTGCGCAGCGCCGTCAATCGCGAAGCCATCGAGATCCACCTGCAGCCGATCGTCGACATCCGCAGCGGCCGCCTCGTGTCGTTCGAAGCGCTCGCGCGCTGGAACGATCCGCGCCATGGATCGGTGCCGCCACTACAATTCATCGAAGTTGCCGAGGCATCCGACCTGATCGTGGAGCTGGGCGAATGCGTGTTCCGCAACGTGGCGCGGCAGATCGCGGCCTGGCAACGCGCCGGTCTCAAGCCCGTGCCGGTGGCCGTGAACGTCTCGGCCAAGCAGCTGAAACGCTCCAACCTGCCCGAGCGCCTCGTGGCGATCGCGCATGAATTCGACATCGCCCCGCACCAGATGGAAGTCGAGCTCACCGAAAGCGTCGCGATGCAGGATTCCGAGCAGCACGTGACCAAGCTGCATGCGTTGCGCGATCTCGGCGTGCGCGTGTCGGTCGACGACTTCGGCACCGGTTATTCGAGCCTCGCCTATCTACGCAACCTGCCGATCGACTACCTCAAGATCGACCGCACCTTCGTGCGCGACATGAACGTCGACCGCAACGATGCCGCCATCGTGCGCGCGATCATCAGCATGGCGCAGAGCCTGCACCTGGGCACCGTCGCGGAAGGCATCGAGACGCGCGAACACGCGTCGCAGCTGCTCGCGCTCGGATGCTCGACCGGCCAGGGTTATTACTTCGCCAAACCCATGCCGTCGCATGAAACCAATGAGCTGCTGCGCACGATGCGCGGTGGCACGCCGATGACGGCAAACCCGACGCTCGAGATCGTGCGCGTTTCCTAG